A portion of the Bombus terrestris unplaced genomic scaffold, iyBomTerr1.2, whole genome shotgun sequence genome contains these proteins:
- the LOC125387003 gene encoding uncharacterized protein LOC125387003, producing MQSNDAKNTSEITSDAPAKDDTSSPSPLTTSSHPLDHPSNVIQEYVDLGHLTKIDPDQPANHEYYLPHRGVIKESSDTTKLRVVLDGSASSNTGISLNDTLLIGPKLQEDLFDILLRFRSHQYVLSGDIEKMYRQILIRPEDRKYQQILWRNSNGEIDAYQLNTVTVGLSAAPHLALRCLKKLADDALTGADTKEEVLSIRKELTDLLQSGGFNIRGWASNDSDILRGLSEQDKCRKLQLGESQTLKTLGLFWDSQVDASLYSDDTQADLPRVTKRSISSVIARIYDPLGLLAPVIIRAKIILQHVWSLKLNWDESFPADLHTEWSRYYTQLALINNVRFPRKTVIPAATRMELHGFCDASEKAYGACIYLRTVNFDSTIQTRLLTTKSRNTPFKTLTIPRLELSGARRLASLISSVQKALTIKISQIVYWTDSTIVIQWIKFSPHMLKTFVANRVAEVQTKTNISDWRHGSTADNPVDLISRGQTPKEFLRPSVWKNGPEWLQQTEEH from the exons ATGCAGAGCAACGATGCGAAGAACACTTCCGAGATCACGTCCGACGCACCTGCGAAGGACGATACATCGTCGCCCTCTCCTTTAACAACCAGCTCTCATCCCTTGGATCATCCAAG TAATGTGATCCAAGAATACGTAGACTTGGGTCACTTGACGAAGATCGACCCTGATCAACCCGCTAACCACGAGTATTATCTGCCACATCGCGGCGTGATCAAGGAATCAAGCGACACCACTAAGCTCCGGGTTGTGCTCGATGGATCAGCGTCAAGCAACACTGGAATATCACTAAACGATACTTTGCTCATCGGACCAAAGTTGCAGGAGGATCTATTCGACATTCTACTTAGATTCCGGTCTCACCAATATGTTCTATCTGGTgatattgaaaaaatgtatCGGCAGATATTGATACGCCCAGAAGATAGGAAATATCAGCAAATTCTGTGGCGCAATTCCAACGGTGAAATCGACGCCTATCAACTTAATACCGTAACGGTTGGGTTATCAGCCGCTCCACACTTGGCCCTACGGTGTCTCAAAAAATTGGCAGATGACGCCCTCACCGGAGCCGATACGAAGGAAGAGGTACTGTCGATCAGAAAGGAGCTCACCGACCTTCTGCAATCAGGCGGCTTCAATATTAGAGGATGGGCTTCCAACGATTCGGACATACTGAGGGGGCTATCCGAACAAGACAAATGCCGGAAGTTACAATTAGGTGAGTCTCAGACCCTAAAAACCCTCGGGCTTTTTTGGGATTCCCAGGTTGACGCAAGCCTTTATTCGGACGATACCCAAGCTGATCTCCCACGGGTTACAAAGCGATCAATAAGTTCGGTGATCGCCAGAATTTATGATCCATTAGGATTGCTAGCGCCAGTAATCATTCGagcaaaaattattttgcaacatgTATGGTCATTAAAACTCAACTGGGATGAATCATTTCCCGCGGATCTGCATACGGAATGGAGCCGGTACTACACCCAGTTAGCGTTGATAAACAACGTCCGGTTTCCACGAAAAACTGTAATACCAGCAGCGACTAGGATGGAACTCCACGGCTTTTGCGATGCCAGCGAGAAGGCTTACGGAGCCTGCATTTATCTCCGTACCGTTAATTTCGACAGCACCATCCAAACCCGTTTGCTCACCACAAAATCAAGGAACACTCCATTCAAAACGCTGACCATTCCACGACTCGAACTAAGCGGGGCACGCCGTCTGGCTTCCTTGATTTCATCAGTCCAGAAGGCCTTAACGATCAAGATCTCTCAAATCGTATATTGGACCGATTCCACCATAGTGATCCAGTGGATCAAGTTCTCGCCGCATATGTTAAAAACATTTGTGGCGAACCGAGTGGCAGAGGTACAAACCAAGACCAACATCTCCGACTGGCGCCATGGGTCTACAGCCGATAATCCAGTGGATCTCATCTCACGAGGTCAGACGCCCAAGGAGTTTCTGCGTCCGTCAGTTTGGAAAAATGGACCAGAGTGGCTCCAGCAAACCGAAGAACATTGA